A genomic region of Tamandua tetradactyla isolate mTamTet1 chromosome 2, mTamTet1.pri, whole genome shotgun sequence contains the following coding sequences:
- the PARK7 gene encoding Parkinson disease protein 7 produces the protein MASKRALVILAKGAEEMETVIPVDIMRRAGIKVTVAGLAGKDPVQCSRDVVICPDASLEDAKKEGPYDVVVLPGGNLGAQNLSESGAVKEILQEQEKRNGLIAAICAGPTALLAHEIGFGSKVTTHPLAKDKMMNGNHYSYSENRVEKDGLILTSRGPGTSFEFALAIVEALSGKEVAEQVKAPLVLRD, from the exons atggcttccAAAAGAGCTCTGGTCATCCTGGCTAAAGGAGCAGAGGAGATGGAAACGGTCATTCCTGTGGATATCATGAGACGAGCTGGA ATTAAGGTCACCGTTGCGGGTTTGGCTGGAAAAGATCCAGTACAGTGTAGCCGAGATGTTGTCATTTGCCCTGATGCCAGTCTTGAAGATGCTAAAAAAGAG GGACCATATGATGTGGTGGTTCTGCCAGGAGGGAATCTTGGTGCACAGAATTTGTCAGAG TCTGGGGCTGTGAAAGAGATACTGCAGGAACAAGAGAAGAGGAACGGTCTCATAGCTGCCATCTGTGCAG GTCCTACGGCTCTGTTGGCTCATGAAATAGGTTTTGGGAGCAAAGTTACAACACACCCACTTGCTAAAGACAAAATGATGAATGGAA ATCACTACAGCTACTCCGAGAACCGTGTGGAGAAGGATGGCCTTATTCTCACCAGCCGCGGTCCTGGAACCAGCTTTGAGTTTGCTCTTGCTATTGTCGAGGCTCTGAGTGGCAAGGAGGTGGCCGAGCAGGTGAAGGCACCACTCGTTCTTAGAGATTAG